The Syngnathus acus chromosome 2, fSynAcu1.2, whole genome shotgun sequence genomic interval GTAGAAGGCTTGCAGACAGGCTGCATTGTCAGCCATCGCAGTGAAAGACTTGATACACTCCCTAACACACTTCACCATTTTGCTTGTTGAAGGTCCACTACTTGTTGGAACTGTTTTGGGTATAGATTTATGACAGCTGACAGAAACGTTCTGGATCGGTGTTAGAATAGAAGTCGATGGACCGGACAGGAGTTTGACAGACCTTGACTGTTTTGCAGGATGGTTTTGTTGGTGAATTCTGTTACTATATTTAGCAACTTTAACAATAAGACATTGAAAGCAGAACTTAACAATGTTGCctattttcaaacaaacaaaattattaACTGAATCATCATTACTGTGTTCTGCACtgcatcattttaaaataattcgaTGAATTGATTATTAGAATATCCCACGCCCCTGTTTGCCCAAAACACTCCAAAATGACATAGGCACTTATGCGATTATAATATGCTATAATTATATACCTTTCCCAAATTATTTCCCAATAAGACTTTTTGTGTAGAGCTCTTCGTCTCCTTCAGCTTTTTTGCAACATTCTGATTCGTTGCGATGCGGCTGTTCAGAAACATGACAGGAGTGGAGTTAGTGAACCTTTTTGATACAACATAGCgttgtatttaaaaagaaaactgtaTTTATCGCCACTGCCAAGTGGGAGCCGACTGGTACTAATTGAAAGAACACCAtattaaatttcgttgtacatgtgtgacaatgacaataaagatctattctaatATGCTGCAATTATTCGACCTACCGTTATAGAATCCACTGTTGCTACCTGGAGACTCCATTGATATGCATTTGTCTGCTGCtgggtttgtttgtgtgtgcgtgcgcgtgtgagtgtgcgtgtgtgagtgtgcgtgtgcatgcgcaCCAATATTAGGCGACCATATTGAGTTGACCTATTTGTGGACAGACTCCTGTGAGGGTGAGTTGAATATTTTATGTCATACTTTGATTTCTCTGTTGTTGCAACCCTGCACctcctttccttttcctttTGCACTACGATATTAAAGAAGCAAGTTGCTCACTGCCATTTGCCATCTCCCTTGGCGACTTGGCTGCCTGGCAGCTTGTGCTCATCCTTTAATTGGCACTCAGAGTAATTTCTTTTCTAGAGCTGCTATGCACATGAAGGACAGTTGTTCTAACAATACCAGAAAAATATAAGCAGTCTTTTCATTCACATTCTATACcattttcaatcaatcaatcaatcaatcaatcaatcaatcaatcaatcaatcaatcaatcaatcaatcaatcaatcaatcaatcaatcaatatttttttgtgacattgtgcgtacatatttttaaatcacaagcaCCAAAGAATATGCAGTAGACTGCAAGAAAATCTTATGTtacttattttcaaataaacagtTCTTGGGATCAGAATGCAACGGTATTAAATTTAAgattaaatacaactgaactctATTGAGGAAGTGATTCctccactagagggagctTCTGATGAACGCACTCTTACAAAGACATAAACTGTCTTATTAATGGTAATGGATCTTCCATGGTGTTTTCTGACTCTGATATTTTGAGGTCATAGGTGACTGTTTAAAATAGTTTCAAATTCAAGCCAATCTGCTCCATTTAATCTAATCATCCTTCTCCAGTCACTCGCCTTCCCCTGCCAGCAGAGAACCTgactctttttatttgtagcAGCCAAAGATGGAGCGGTAAGTGATGCATTCAGCTGTGGTACATTAGCGTCAATGCTTTTGGGGCGAGCACAacgcaaaaaaaattctgcgTGACCTCATGTCACTGTGAGATGCTATTCTTGGTATTACAACATACGTGCATTGTTACatcacattcaaatcaatagCAGTAAATTATTTTGATCCTGCATTTGGGGGATGTTAGGTGCAGTGTTTATTTGCATACAGAAAATATGCTGTCTtgtgttttcttattttcgTCCTTTTATTTCCTGCCTTCcttcattcatattttataaGGTGCTTTCTAGTGCTACACATAGGTACTATTTGTGGTAATGTTAAAATAAGGCTGTAATGGATGCACCTAATACATTGTGATTTGCTTATTTCttgaaatgaattttaaattttgACACCACTGTCAAGTAACAGTTTACCTGCCCTACTTAAAACTGTGTCATTCCAGGAAGACAGAATAGAGTATAGgtagaaaaagaaatagtTAATTAAATATTGCTGAAAATAGTCAGTTCCATCAGAAATAGCTTGAAAAGGCAGTGAAATAGTGCCACTGACTTAATTCCTAAGAAATGGAACTATGAACTGtttgatattgttttttttcctcaacatCTCGGCTTTTGAGTTTGCTTCCATCTAGGTTGATAAAAGATGAAGGGAACAGTAGAAACTAGAGCTTGATGTCGGGATATGGAACAAGGTCTGCGTGCTATTTAAGTGCACACCAAGGTACCCTGCCcactatatataaataaatatggctAGCAAAGATTTTGTAGCGCAGGCTTTTTGTCAGCCTAAGTGAACTAAGTGCTCACTGTCTTCATTACCTTTCTTTCACCTCGCTTTTTCTTGTCTCGTCTGCCCTCCCTGTCATCTTTTTTCATGCTGCCCTCTCTCTGCCCTTGTAAGGGTACCACCCTTGTTTTCCTCTTATATTTGCTACCTTCCCCCTAGCGCTTCATATTATTCCATTTCCGTGCTTCATGTGCTTGTCTACCTAACATATTTCTCAACCTCCCGTCAAGGTAAAGATAATTCTCGTGGGTGACTTCGTTTGAACTCCAAAATGATAGCATGagctcatcttttattttggtattcGAGACAGTCTCTCGGATAGTAGATGGAGCCACCGAGTGTCATAATCGTACTGTCGACCTTGTTCTGACATATGGGGTCAATACTGAACACTTAAAGTCAAGGCATAAATGTTCTTCACAAAAATATGGGCTATGCACCCCAGCCACTCTAATCACAGCATTCCGATGAATATTGCGTTTGTAGAATAGAAAACGCACCCGTTTTTATCTATGTCAGGGTCggacattttgccacttgctgtctgTCGACTGAAAGTGACATTAAAGTTGCTCAGAGTTGACGGCAAGCTAGGagacaaaatgttctttgGGTTCTGTTGGCTTTTTAAGAAGGCTCCAGGGGGGGTCAAGTCAACAGGGTGGGGCGTGTAAAGGCCACTCGGACCAAACACCATAAATCCTTCATAAATAGAATATAGTCATACTTTGCCATGATTTTGGCAAGAAGATTTTAAGTCATTCAAAAAGACCTTACGTCTTTGCACAGCACAGAGACGGCTCGGTGCCCTTCAAAGAAGGTGACTTCAAAGCCGATGATAATGAATGGAAAGATtggatttcaaatttggattcTTAACATTGCTATTTATTGCATGATGAGACTTTTCAAGTTGGCAAAGATATTTTCCAGGAGCTGCATGCATTTCAGATAGGTTAACCTTGCATAAATAATTTGACTTGTGTTTGATCCACATCCATGGTGGCCATATGAGATCATCTCCATCTTTTATCAAAGATCTCCTTTAAATTGTTGACGAGCAATGTTCATCTTACTGTTCTTCTGTTTCCACCCTCCTTCCATCCTTTTTCCAGACTGGCAGGTTGCCACACTGGCGCTGTTGCTAGGAGGCGGAGCCTTGGTGCTGCTGTCATTCCTGGTGGCTCTGGTGGCCGTGGGCATCGGCACCAGACGGCGATTCTACAGGCCTGTCGCATTCATGCTCTTTGCTACAGGTGGGTTGACACACATCACAGCAACACCTCCAGGTCAAAGGTGGCCGCAATCTCTCAAGCTCTCTCCGCAAACCCTCTTCTACACATTTTATAGTCAAGTAAAATTTATACtgtaaatgtccttcttgtttttcttccggCATCTTAGTTCTCTGTCCTTCATATATTGTACCTCCATAAAAGTATAGAGTAGGCCAATGCAGACATCGACTTAGTAGGTTTaagcttgacaaaaaaaaaagctaagccCACTTACCTACTGTACATATTAAATAGTTATTTACTTGTTTCATCATAGTTTTTATATCATTTGGActtctgttttaaaaatgttgatagtagtaattttttttacagcaggtTTGTTAGCGCAAGATTTTAGGAAACAAAAATTCCTAAAGGCCTGCTCACGCTTCCCTCTTCTGTAAGGCTGCACAGTAATGCTGGAAAAAGTACAAAAGTATTTGGAgataacaataacaaacaaacaaaagtaattaaaaaaaaaaacatgttcataATCAGAGTAGTTAGTTTTAGTTGTAAATGTACTTAGTccattatttatgttttttagctttctcgttttttttatttcattttaacaaaaatgttctttttctattttagtttcagccattttcatttaattggTCATTGGGCActgatttgcatttaaatCTCTTTTCCGTTTTAAGAGTCAATAGTACTAATTAAATTCTAATCAAATTGAAGGTAAATAGTTTGCAGATTTTGTGGTGACCGCGGTGCCCATATTATTGCATTAACGGCTACCTGGCTCTGATTTGTTGCTTATTTTGTGTCCCTTATTTTCTACCCTTTTTATCTTCCTCTGACTTgattccttcctttcttcttGCATCCTCCTTAGCTTTCATTCTCTCCTTCATTCATTGTTTACGTCCCTCCCCACAGTCCAAATTGATCGATGCTAATGACAAACCATTATGCAGTGTGCAATTTTTTGATAATGAACATTTTCTGACGTTTTTATGAAATGGCACTTTTATCCCTCTTGCCAGCTCAGCCCCAATGGCTTGACGTGTTTTTTAAAGGACAATATCTTCTCCCCAGTGGTTCTGCAGGCCTGCAGCTTGGTGCTCTATCCCATCAAGTTCATTGAGAGCATCAACCTGAAGATTTACCACGAGTTCAACTGGGGCTACGGCCTGGCCTGGGGCGGGACCATCTTCGCTTTCGGCGGTGGCGTCCTCTACTGTCTCAACCCCAAGAGCT includes:
- the LOC119116942 gene encoding transmembrane protein 47-like, yielding MSSAVTETEESARRSPLTPLKLVGLVCVFLALCLDVGAVMSPAWVTADDQYYLSLWESCWKPTSADKWQCNTTLSSDWQVATLALLLGGGALVLLSFLVALVAVGIGTRRRFYRPVAFMLFATVVLQACSLVLYPIKFIESINLKIYHEFNWGYGLAWGGTIFAFGGGVLYCLNPKSYEEYY